The nucleotide window CATTAATAGAGGCATACAAAAATGAAAGGTTTAACGAGGTGTATATTAATTATTTTAAAGCGATTGCAATTAGTCCAATAACAGGTTTAGGGAAATCTATAACCGGCGACCTGTCTATTATCCAGGATTTGTACGGGACGGCACATAACCAGTATATCGGGATATTGTCTGAAATGGGGATAATTGGGTTACTCGTTTTTTTATATCTCATCTGGCTGGTTATTAAATTTTCTTACAAGACTTACCGTGATGGTTATTCTCCATTTTGTAAAATTATCGGGTTAACCAGCCTTATGTGGACAATTCTGTTATGTATTGAATCTTTTGCCTGCGATGCCTTTATCGCAGCTAAAACAGCTGAATCGTATTGGATACTGGTAGGTTTATTAATGGTAACTTATCAATTTAATTGGTTGGAAACATATTCTAAAGTTAAGGGGTAGCGGAATATTTAGTTATGCGAGTTTTGCTTGTACACCCGTCAGTGGTAAATGATACTCCTCAGCCGCCTTTAGGAGTTGCGTATGTTGCGTCCTATCTCCATGGTATATGTAATCATGATGTACGCCTGATAGACCTCGGGACTCAACCGCCCGTACACGCTGTTGATACGCTGAGGAAAAAAATTAAAGAATTCAATCCCGGTATTGTGGGCATATCATTTCTTACGACGCAGTTTGAGATAGCCATGAAATGTTTCAGAATGGTGAAATCTGTCAGTAATAATATTATCACGGTTGCAGGAGGTGTACATACAAGTTCTTTGCCTGAGGAGGTATTGAATCAGCCTGCTGTTGATTTTGCAGTCTTTGGAGAGGGTGAGATGACTATGGCCGAGCTAACCGAAGCGGTTAATACAAACAAGACATCTTTTGAAGGCATTAAGGGGCTGGGTTTCAAAAAAGAGGGGCGGATTATGCTTAACTCGCCGCGTGAACCCATCAAAGACATTGATACGATTCCCCTTCCCTTCTGGAAAGATTTATCAAAGACAAAATATACTGACCTTTCCTTCAGATATGCCGATAAAGATTCTCCGCATGATGAAGTAAGGTTTTTCCCCGTACTGACATCGAGAGGGTGCCCGAACAAATGTAACTTCTGTGCTGTTAATGTCGTATCCAGCGGAAAGTTGAGATTCCGCGATCCAGAAAAAGTATTCAGGGAAATCCAGTGGCTCTACAATGATTATGGCGCCCGTTATTTCCAGATTATTGATGATACTGCAACGGTGAAAAAGGGGAACATGATCACCCTCTGCAGGATGATTATTGATTCCGGCATGGATATAAAATGGGGATGCAAGTCGCGCGTCAATACAGTCGATCCAGAGTTGCTTGGTTACATGAAGAAAGCAGGCTGCCGGCTGATCTCCTTCGGGGTTGAATCAGGTGACCAGGAGATACTTAAGAAGATCGGTAAGAACATCACCCTCGAACAGGTTAAAAAGGCATTTACCACGACAAAGCAGACAGGGATACTGACAGAGGCATATTTTATGGTCGGCAATATAGGTGAGACGTGGGAATCGGTAAATCGCACAATCAGTTTTATAAAAGAATTAGATGCTGATTATGTTGGTTGCTCTATTACGGTCCCATTCCCCGGAACTGAGATTTATAGGATTATAAAAGAGAAAGGCTGGTTAAAAAATATTGATTATTCTAAATTTAATGCAGCCTTTCATTTTGTGGGGGACCCTCTGCCTATTATGAGAACCGAAGCCATGTCACAGCGGGATTTGCTCAATGCTTATTATAAGGTAAATAGCAGCATTGTTATGAAAAAGATGAAGTTGGCGTACGGAAATAAGTTTTATCTGAAGCCGACTTACTATAAGAGGGAAATTTTTTTCAGGATACGT belongs to Nitrospirota bacterium and includes:
- a CDS encoding radical SAM protein; the encoded protein is MRVLLVHPSVVNDTPQPPLGVAYVASYLHGICNHDVRLIDLGTQPPVHAVDTLRKKIKEFNPGIVGISFLTTQFEIAMKCFRMVKSVSNNIITVAGGVHTSSLPEEVLNQPAVDFAVFGEGEMTMAELTEAVNTNKTSFEGIKGLGFKKEGRIMLNSPREPIKDIDTIPLPFWKDLSKTKYTDLSFRYADKDSPHDEVRFFPVLTSRGCPNKCNFCAVNVVSSGKLRFRDPEKVFREIQWLYNDYGARYFQIIDDTATVKKGNMITLCRMIIDSGMDIKWGCKSRVNTVDPELLGYMKKAGCRLISFGVESGDQEILKKIGKNITLEQVKKAFTTTKQTGILTEAYFMVGNIGETWESVNRTISFIKELDADYVGCSITVPFPGTEIYRIIKEKGWLKNIDYSKFNAAFHFVGDPLPIMRTEAMSQRDLLNAYYKVNSSIVMKKMKLAYGNKFYLKPTYYKREIFFRIRSMGIRRFASVLYNLFVNRGLTGQRLMKFSRGAEK